One stretch of Haladaptatus sp. R4 DNA includes these proteins:
- a CDS encoding NifU family protein, giving the protein MSKQGATESAGSEDDLESRVERWLTAQMPIIQMHGGTSAVRKADPESGEVVIELGGACGGCSITPITSQNIEVELLKKFDEVDDVTVRIADDGTSQWKTDQAESVMGIDRSEGGRGGKLNVPGDDEHF; this is encoded by the coding sequence ATGAGTAAACAGGGCGCGACCGAATCGGCGGGGTCCGAGGACGACCTCGAATCGCGGGTCGAACGCTGGCTGACAGCCCAGATGCCCATCATCCAGATGCACGGCGGGACGAGCGCGGTCAGAAAGGCCGACCCGGAATCCGGCGAAGTCGTCATCGAACTCGGCGGGGCCTGCGGCGGATGCTCCATCACACCCATCACGTCCCAGAACATCGAGGTCGAACTCCTGAAGAAGTTCGACGAGGTTGACGACGTGACCGTCCGCATCGCCGACGACGGAACCAGCCAATGGAAGACGGATCAAGCCGAGAGCGTCATGGGAATCGACCGCTCCGAAGGCGGCCGCGGCGGTAAACTGAACGTGCCCGGCGACGACGAGCACTTCTAA
- a CDS encoding metal-dependent transcriptional regulator, with the protein MSGVTQYLLALYILEHRREPPIQTNVVAETLDKSPASVTAMFQRLENDELVTYEPYKGATLTDAGRERAATLHETYVTVSWFFRSVLDLDSYEAEAMELAGFLSPTVAKRLAATLPYEIEAATRSED; encoded by the coding sequence ATGAGTGGAGTTACACAGTATCTGTTGGCCTTGTACATCCTCGAACACCGACGAGAGCCGCCGATCCAGACGAACGTCGTCGCTGAAACGCTGGACAAGTCACCGGCGTCGGTCACCGCGATGTTCCAGCGACTCGAAAACGACGAGCTCGTGACCTACGAGCCGTACAAGGGCGCGACGCTGACGGACGCTGGACGTGAGCGGGCTGCAACGCTTCACGAAACGTATGTAACCGTCTCGTGGTTTTTTCGGAGCGTGCTGGACCTCGATTCGTACGAAGCGGAAGCGATGGAACTGGCCGGTTTTTTGAGCCCGACAGTCGCAAAACGACTGGCAGCAACGCTTCCCTACGAAATCGAGGCAGCGACCCGATCCGAGGACTAG
- the cca gene encoding CCA tRNA nucleotidyltransferase, whose amino-acid sequence MERFEEVASAVRAGIQPDAEERRRLRAAVRELTERAEAAIADLSVDADVIQVGSTARGTWTSGDRDIDLFVRFPPDLDREELESLGLKIGHAVLPDGHEEYAEHPYVKGAFDGFDVDFVPCYRVESATDIQSAVDRTPFHTQYLEARLDDELAGEVLLFKQFLKGIGAYGSDLRTKGFSGYLAELLVLEYGSFRGVLEAAAEWTPQVRFDPEDHGTATFDDPLVVIDPTDPERNVAAVLSAENVARLQHYARDLLEKPRESVFFPQSPKPLTAEDVREFVGERGTTPVAIQFDAPDIVEDQLYPQLQKSLSGVADALSRRGFDVLRSELFADDTAVLFFELSVAERPAIERHDGPPVHVRAHATGFYEKYADSDAYGPFIDGDRYVVEREREFTNAVPFLRSDAVLDAALGAHVESAMKREYDVLSGDEVGALAAEFGTELARYFDPVP is encoded by the coding sequence ATGGAACGGTTCGAGGAGGTCGCTTCGGCGGTTCGAGCGGGGATACAGCCGGACGCCGAGGAGCGACGTCGGCTGCGAGCGGCGGTTCGGGAGTTGACAGAACGCGCCGAAGCGGCGATTGCCGACCTGTCGGTGGACGCCGACGTGATTCAAGTGGGGAGCACCGCCCGCGGGACGTGGACGAGCGGCGACCGGGATATCGACCTGTTCGTTCGCTTCCCGCCGGACCTCGACCGTGAGGAATTGGAATCGCTCGGGCTGAAAATCGGCCACGCCGTCCTGCCGGACGGACACGAGGAATACGCCGAGCATCCCTACGTGAAAGGGGCGTTCGACGGGTTCGACGTGGATTTCGTCCCCTGCTATCGCGTCGAGTCGGCGACGGATATCCAGTCGGCGGTGGACCGGACGCCGTTTCACACGCAGTATCTCGAAGCACGGTTGGACGACGAGTTGGCCGGAGAGGTGCTGTTGTTCAAGCAGTTCCTGAAGGGCATCGGCGCGTACGGAAGCGACCTCAGGACGAAGGGATTTTCGGGGTATCTTGCGGAACTACTCGTCCTCGAATACGGGAGCTTTCGCGGCGTGTTGGAGGCGGCCGCGGAGTGGACACCGCAGGTCCGCTTCGACCCGGAAGACCACGGGACGGCGACGTTCGACGACCCGCTGGTCGTCATCGACCCGACCGACCCGGAGCGCAACGTGGCGGCCGTCCTTTCGGCCGAGAACGTCGCACGACTCCAGCATTACGCCCGTGACCTGCTGGAGAAGCCGCGCGAATCGGTGTTTTTCCCGCAGTCGCCGAAGCCGTTGACGGCCGAGGACGTGCGCGAGTTCGTCGGCGAGCGCGGGACGACGCCCGTGGCGATTCAGTTCGACGCGCCGGACATCGTGGAGGACCAGTTGTATCCACAGCTTCAGAAATCGCTGTCGGGCGTCGCTGACGCGCTGTCGCGGCGGGGATTCGACGTCCTCAGGTCGGAACTGTTCGCCGACGACACCGCCGTACTGTTCTTCGAACTGTCGGTGGCCGAGCGACCGGCAATCGAGCGCCACGACGGACCGCCGGTTCACGTGCGTGCTCACGCGACCGGGTTCTACGAGAAGTACGCCGACTCGGATGCGTACGGTCCGTTCATCGATGGCGACCGATACGTGGTCGAACGGGAGCGGGAGTTCACGAACGCGGTGCCGTTCCTTCGGAGCGATGCCGTCCTCGACGCCGCGCTCGGTGCCCACGTCGAATCGGCGATGAAACGGGAGTACGACGTGCTTTCGGGCGACGAGGTCGGGGCGTTGGCCGCGGAGTTCGGGACGGAACTCGCCCGATATTTCGACCCGGTTCCCTGA
- a CDS encoding riboflavin synthase, with amino-acid sequence MFTGIVAEVGEVRRVEDSDGGRRLTIAADDVLSDVEDGASIAVNGACLTVEEFDDGSFEVFLAAETVEKTYLGEVEEGDVVNLERALRADARLDGHFVQGHVDTTTEVVDVREVGEDWEYEFALPEGYGQYIVDKGSVALDGISLTVAEKGEETFTVAIIPTTRRVTNLSEKESGDPVHLEVDVLAKYADELLAGQR; translated from the coding sequence ATGTTTACCGGAATCGTTGCGGAAGTCGGCGAGGTTCGTCGGGTCGAGGATTCGGACGGCGGTCGGCGACTCACCATCGCGGCCGACGACGTGCTCTCGGACGTGGAGGACGGCGCGAGCATCGCCGTCAACGGGGCCTGTCTGACCGTCGAGGAGTTCGACGACGGCAGCTTCGAGGTGTTTCTGGCCGCCGAGACGGTCGAAAAGACCTACCTCGGCGAGGTGGAGGAAGGCGACGTCGTCAACCTCGAACGGGCGCTTCGCGCCGACGCCCGCCTCGACGGCCACTTCGTGCAGGGGCACGTCGATACGACGACCGAGGTCGTTGACGTGCGGGAGGTCGGCGAGGACTGGGAGTACGAATTCGCGCTCCCCGAGGGCTACGGTCAGTACATCGTGGACAAGGGATCGGTGGCTCTCGACGGCATCAGCCTCACCGTGGCCGAGAAGGGAGAGGAGACGTTCACCGTCGCCATCATCCCGACGACGCGACGGGTGACGAACCTCTCGGAGAAGGAATCCGGTGACCCGGTGCACCTCGAAGTTGACGTGCTGGCGAAGTACGCGGACGAACTGCTCGCCGGACAGCGATAG
- a CDS encoding MBL fold metallo-hydrolase — protein MGIGDLREVTVGDCSDLYYLDTGMYDTEAYGAVYILDTERPAIVETGIGTGYERILDALDELDIAREDVAVIAPTHVHLDHAGGAGFLAEACPNADVYVHEIGARHLVNPEYLVKGTKAAVGDQWQFYAEPKPVPEDRIVEVTEGDSIDCGSHDLEVFHAPGHAPHQVIFYDEANDAVFTADSAGIWVPSISEVRETSPPTDFDLDQCLDDVETIRDISPSTLLYTHFGPREYSDEAMDEYGEVLSQWVAAVEAQRAATDDDEEIIGRLIDQQEMDEVWGETKAHEETKLNTRGVLHYLDTHEGL, from the coding sequence ATGGGAATCGGCGACCTACGGGAAGTCACGGTGGGTGACTGTTCCGACTTGTACTATCTGGACACGGGAATGTACGACACGGAGGCCTACGGTGCGGTGTACATCCTCGACACCGAGCGCCCGGCAATCGTGGAGACGGGTATCGGGACGGGTTACGAACGAATCCTCGACGCGCTCGACGAGTTGGACATCGCACGGGAGGACGTGGCGGTCATCGCGCCGACACACGTGCACCTGGACCACGCAGGCGGTGCGGGTTTCCTCGCGGAAGCCTGTCCGAACGCGGACGTGTACGTCCACGAAATCGGTGCACGTCACCTCGTGAATCCCGAGTATCTGGTAAAGGGAACGAAAGCGGCCGTCGGCGACCAGTGGCAGTTCTACGCCGAACCGAAACCGGTACCGGAAGACCGAATCGTGGAAGTGACGGAGGGAGACAGTATCGACTGTGGCAGTCACGACCTGGAGGTCTTCCACGCGCCGGGCCACGCGCCACACCAAGTCATCTTCTACGACGAGGCGAACGACGCGGTGTTCACCGCCGATTCGGCCGGGATTTGGGTGCCGAGCATCAGTGAAGTTCGGGAAACCTCGCCACCGACGGATTTCGATCTGGACCAGTGTTTGGACGACGTGGAGACGATCCGAGATATTTCCCCGAGCACGCTCCTCTACACCCATTTCGGGCCGCGGGAGTACTCCGACGAGGCGATGGACGAGTACGGCGAAGTCCTCTCACAGTGGGTCGCGGCGGTCGAGGCCCAACGTGCCGCCACGGACGACGATGAGGAAATCATCGGGCGACTCATCGACCAACAGGAGATGGACGAGGTTTGGGGAGAGACGAAGGCTCACGAGGAAACGAAATTGAACACCCGCGGCGTTCTCCATTATCTCGACACGCACGAAGGGCTGTGA
- a CDS encoding HVO_0416 family zinc finger protein, whose protein sequence is MASAPTGDDESVFDQFLEDRGHETEQVDWEQEYNKKQCPECGGLHNLTATECTVCGWNP, encoded by the coding sequence ATGGCCTCCGCACCAACCGGAGACGACGAATCCGTGTTCGACCAGTTCCTCGAAGACCGTGGTCACGAGACCGAGCAAGTAGACTGGGAGCAGGAGTATAACAAAAAGCAGTGTCCGGAATGTGGTGGACTTCATAATCTTACGGCGACCGAATGTACGGTCTGTGGTTGGAATCCGTAG
- a CDS encoding DUF402 domain-containing protein yields MSTVRIRGIYTTALTRLLGESFDVVQASPPIRRRFDTEFATGEYDATVETTDDRQGVGVFGDAETVTRIADELASLDIDTFRWEDPAPRGALFDGVVDETLGSGAVVSLGDGEGFLPFRSIDRRIDEGDSVRVQVHDPEPPWSRDRSLLGTDVRVYGGVASLSKGVDSVVASAPDDASRRELARTTEMLPTDVPDEWGVRWEYAAADATLDEMNDALSRAVEGAETIEDALADTPESAETPGVVAEPEATAWCWFGRESRFALDDARREVTTTLPGHHRIKAADSAASTAVDFAEDLYDPDEHPEDAPTGATLRQFGPEPDGEVFIDHGKPDGRCFSLGKGTVAECDPDAGKYTVRRTMGSSGTYDAIGTDRERGDVAITKFREGRWWYPTAYRSEDGESKGTYVNVCTPVELFPNSVRYVDLHVDVVKRPDGTVERVDDDELDTAVEKGNISEELAEKAKSVAASVEKVLR; encoded by the coding sequence ATGAGCACGGTTCGCATCAGAGGCATCTACACCACCGCACTCACCCGCCTGCTCGGCGAGAGCTTCGACGTGGTGCAGGCCTCGCCGCCCATCCGACGGCGGTTCGATACCGAGTTCGCGACCGGCGAGTACGACGCCACGGTCGAGACCACCGACGACAGACAGGGCGTCGGGGTCTTCGGCGACGCCGAAACCGTCACCCGAATCGCCGACGAGTTGGCGAGCCTCGACATCGATACCTTCCGCTGGGAGGACCCGGCACCGCGGGGGGCGCTGTTCGACGGCGTCGTGGACGAAACCCTCGGAAGCGGTGCAGTCGTGAGCCTCGGGGACGGCGAAGGCTTCCTCCCGTTCCGCTCCATCGACCGGCGAATCGACGAGGGTGACAGCGTCCGCGTACAGGTCCACGACCCGGAACCGCCGTGGTCGCGCGACCGCTCCCTTCTCGGGACCGACGTTCGGGTGTACGGCGGCGTGGCCAGCCTCTCGAAGGGCGTGGACAGCGTGGTCGCCAGCGCGCCGGACGATGCCAGTCGGCGCGAACTCGCCCGGACGACGGAGATGCTTCCGACGGACGTGCCCGACGAGTGGGGCGTTCGGTGGGAGTACGCCGCCGCGGACGCCACGCTGGACGAGATGAACGACGCGCTCTCGCGGGCCGTGGAAGGTGCCGAAACCATCGAGGACGCGCTTGCAGACACTCCCGAGTCAGCCGAAACACCCGGGGTAGTCGCCGAACCCGAAGCCACGGCGTGGTGCTGGTTCGGCCGGGAGTCGCGCTTCGCGTTGGACGACGCTCGGCGCGAAGTCACGACGACACTGCCCGGCCACCACCGAATCAAGGCCGCAGACTCCGCCGCGAGTACGGCGGTCGATTTCGCCGAGGACCTGTACGACCCGGACGAACACCCCGAGGATGCGCCGACCGGCGCGACCCTCCGTCAGTTCGGTCCGGAACCGGACGGCGAGGTGTTCATCGACCACGGCAAGCCCGACGGGCGCTGTTTCTCGCTCGGCAAAGGCACCGTCGCGGAGTGTGACCCCGACGCCGGAAAATACACCGTTCGTCGGACGATGGGGAGTTCGGGAACCTACGACGCCATCGGCACCGACCGCGAACGCGGCGACGTGGCCATCACGAAGTTCCGCGAGGGGCGATGGTGGTATCCGACGGCCTACCGGAGCGAGGACGGCGAATCGAAGGGAACCTACGTCAACGTCTGTACGCCCGTCGAACTGTTTCCCAACTCGGTTCGCTACGTGGACCTACACGTCGATGTCGTGAAGCGGCCGGACGGTACCGTCGAACGGGTCGACGACGACGAACTCGATACGGCCGTCGAGAAAGGAAACATCTCCGAGGAACTGGCTGAGAAGGCCAAAAGCGTCGCGGCGAGCGTGGAGAAAGTGCTTCGGTAG
- a CDS encoding PrsW family intramembrane metalloprotease, which produces MDEKRDPVARGMDDSVDLYGISTWEERTRLDWFATKVYGGLSIVARASVILLAAAILLLQIVFGGLAVVGNNPWVGVFVFLSVVPAFALAAYIWYADATMSEPLPLLVGTFCLGVLFAMFAAVFNSRLKPLFTGIPLFGAVIYFYLIVGPVEETVKWLAVRLFAYRSDKFDAVIDGAVYGAMAGLGFATIENAIYISQGVLSSSDANLILSAGNIAVFRLFAGPGHVIYSAFAGYYLGLAKFNRENAGPIVIKGLLIAAFIHATYNTLVGFVPDLIAAFYPGITPGIGYIAFVFVYDGFFGYLLYRKISRYRAMYAQVENRGEMENDNDGTRSVGFDSQSELRDVDGRVDTQREAETRTSTNGGTGSSLLGNDGSDRPGNDERDRPGNDAVYANREDENENDENENRDGETDEESGTSGFEF; this is translated from the coding sequence ATGGACGAGAAACGAGACCCGGTCGCTCGCGGAATGGACGACTCGGTCGATCTGTACGGCATCTCGACGTGGGAGGAGCGGACACGGCTCGACTGGTTTGCGACGAAGGTGTATGGGGGACTTTCCATCGTGGCGCGCGCATCCGTGATCCTTCTCGCGGCGGCGATTTTACTGCTCCAGATAGTTTTCGGCGGCTTGGCGGTGGTGGGCAACAATCCGTGGGTCGGCGTTTTCGTTTTCCTCTCCGTCGTCCCCGCGTTCGCCCTCGCGGCCTACATCTGGTATGCGGACGCGACGATGTCCGAACCCCTCCCGCTCCTCGTCGGGACGTTCTGCCTCGGCGTCCTGTTCGCCATGTTCGCGGCGGTGTTCAACTCCCGGTTGAAGCCGCTGTTCACCGGAATTCCACTCTTCGGGGCGGTCATCTACTTCTACCTCATCGTCGGACCGGTCGAGGAGACGGTCAAGTGGCTCGCCGTCCGCCTGTTCGCCTACCGGAGTGACAAGTTCGACGCCGTCATCGACGGTGCCGTCTACGGGGCGATGGCCGGACTGGGCTTTGCGACCATCGAGAACGCCATCTACATCAGCCAAGGCGTCCTCTCGTCGTCGGACGCTAATCTGATTCTGAGTGCCGGGAACATAGCCGTCTTCCGACTGTTCGCCGGACCGGGACACGTCATCTACTCCGCGTTCGCTGGCTACTACCTCGGGTTGGCGAAGTTCAACCGCGAGAACGCGGGTCCCATCGTGATCAAAGGCCTGCTCATCGCCGCGTTCATCCACGCGACGTACAACACGCTCGTCGGTTTCGTCCCCGACCTCATCGCCGCGTTCTACCCCGGTATCACCCCCGGTATCGGCTACATCGCCTTCGTTTTCGTCTACGACGGCTTCTTCGGCTACCTGCTCTACCGAAAAATCTCGCGCTACCGCGCCATGTACGCCCAAGTCGAAAATCGGGGCGAAATGGAGAACGACAACGACGGAACTCGATCCGTCGGATTCGACTCCCAAAGCGAACTGCGCGACGTGGACGGACGGGTGGATACCCAGCGTGAAGCGGAAACCCGAACGAGCACGAACGGTGGAACCGGGAGTAGCCTCCTCGGAAACGACGGAAGTGACCGTCCCGGCAACGACGAACGTGATCGTCCCGGCAACGACGCCGTCTACGCGAACCGGGAGGACGAGAACGAAAACGACGAGAACGAGAATCGGGACGGCGAAACGGACGAGGAGTCCGGAACGTCCGGCTTCGAGTTCTGA
- a CDS encoding LVIVD repeat-containing protein, which produces MHRRDFLRTAAVGGSAACLFSTGGIGANSAGNSYQPLGHVSIEDAKETVVGDDGYTAFVAATDGFVTVDIRNPENPHVLTERRGLLEKHDGGPLTEIWDVTVDDDRLLVVGPANPVASDEGHGILLYDVSDPSKPKRVAFHETAFPIHNAYLTDDITYLTGNNGDGNPLVLVDVSNDDPKEVGRWSMVEYDPKWSGVDSWVRTLHDVWVHDGRAYLAQWDAGIWVVDVSNPRHPTHVAHFGGRPLEKLAEIPSSDERDAVVGLPGNAHFVMTNEDASLLACNKEAWDTDGPKRTGPGGIDLWDISTIERPRKLTTIDPPKTSDPSYDVSPLSSIVAALSPVDVASAHGCHECGEVSSSGQWTTSHNFDFVGDRLYTSWYNGGVKVFDVSDPSNPAELVWWRKPNETAFWSAEYVSDTVFVGGSMGGDGDGRGGVYTFPNYTGEQKSSPPLTNGNTAATTATDEQTDNVAATTGQPGFGVGVAGLSLLGFSLLARRRRNED; this is translated from the coding sequence ATGCATCGGCGAGACTTTCTTCGCACGGCCGCCGTGGGGGGGAGCGCTGCGTGTCTATTCTCGACGGGTGGCATCGGGGCCAATTCGGCGGGCAATTCGTACCAACCACTGGGACACGTGTCCATCGAGGACGCCAAGGAGACGGTCGTCGGGGACGACGGGTACACCGCGTTCGTCGCGGCGACTGACGGGTTCGTGACGGTCGACATCCGGAATCCGGAAAATCCGCACGTACTGACCGAGCGGCGCGGTCTGCTGGAGAAACACGACGGCGGGCCGCTGACCGAGATTTGGGACGTGACGGTGGACGACGACCGACTGCTGGTCGTTGGCCCGGCGAATCCGGTTGCGAGCGACGAGGGACACGGAATCCTGCTGTACGACGTGAGCGATCCATCGAAGCCGAAGCGAGTCGCGTTCCACGAGACGGCATTTCCGATCCACAACGCCTACCTCACGGACGACATCACGTATCTCACGGGTAACAACGGGGACGGCAACCCCCTCGTGTTGGTGGACGTATCGAACGACGACCCGAAGGAAGTGGGCCGGTGGTCGATGGTCGAGTACGACCCGAAGTGGTCGGGGGTCGATTCGTGGGTGCGCACGCTCCACGACGTGTGGGTGCACGACGGCCGGGCGTACCTCGCACAGTGGGACGCCGGAATTTGGGTCGTGGACGTCTCGAATCCGAGGCATCCGACACACGTCGCGCACTTCGGCGGGCGACCGCTGGAGAAACTCGCGGAAATCCCATCGTCCGACGAGCGGGATGCCGTCGTCGGTCTGCCGGGGAACGCCCACTTCGTGATGACGAACGAGGATGCGAGCCTGCTCGCCTGTAACAAGGAGGCGTGGGATACCGACGGCCCGAAGCGAACCGGACCCGGCGGCATCGACCTCTGGGACATTTCGACAATCGAACGTCCGCGAAAGCTCACCACCATCGACCCGCCGAAAACGTCCGACCCGAGTTACGACGTTTCCCCCCTGTCGTCCATCGTCGCCGCGCTCTCGCCGGTCGACGTCGCCTCGGCACACGGTTGCCACGAGTGCGGGGAAGTCAGTTCGTCCGGCCAGTGGACGACCTCGCACAACTTCGACTTCGTCGGCGACCGACTCTACACCTCGTGGTACAACGGCGGCGTGAAGGTGTTCGACGTGAGCGACCCGTCGAACCCGGCGGAACTCGTTTGGTGGCGCAAGCCGAACGAGACCGCCTTCTGGAGCGCCGAGTACGTCTCCGATACCGTGTTCGTCGGGGGGAGTATGGGAGGGGACGGCGACGGCAGAGGCGGCGTGTACACCTTCCCAAATTACACGGGAGAACAGAAATCCTCGCCGCCGCTCACGAACGGAAACACCGCGGCAACGACGGCAACCGACGAGCAGACGGACAACGTCGCCGCGACGACGGGCCAACCCGGCTTTGGAGTCGGCGTCGCTGGCCTCTCCCTTCTCGGATTCTCGCTTCTGGCGCGTAGACGGCGGAACGAGGACTGA
- a CDS encoding carboxypeptidase M32 produces the protein MATAESELDSPYAELLDRRKRISNVRNAGMVLYWDQQTKMPEGGTPARAKQLGALQSIGHELLTDGRTGELLEALEAEELGDEQAAVVREVRREYDRAVAIPNDLVERISETSSESQPAWREAKAEDEFETFAPYLDRLRDLHIELAEHVDPEEDPYVVMFEESEPYLPLSRVEEIFDELREGLIPLIEDVHENGADIADDAFAGTFDPEDQEALCRDALDLLNYDWDRGRFDTAPHPFMSGTQFDARVTTRYHDHDFVDPLTATIHEFGHATYQLGLRDDAYGTPLGEPRSSGIHESQSRFWENHVGRTKEFWELFLPTVTERFPEFEDVTAEEAYEAANQVFTDNMIRVEADELTYHMHIILRSEIEQEFVAGDLDVDDIPARWNELMEEYLGIVPDTDSEGCLQDIHWTSGFASFQNYTVGSVLAAQLWATIEEEIEDPEKLIREGEFGPIREWLTENIHEQGQKYTTDELIEEATGEPLTAEYFLDYVTEKYGEIYELD, from the coding sequence ATGGCAACCGCCGAATCGGAACTCGACTCGCCGTATGCGGAACTCCTCGACCGACGAAAACGGATTTCGAACGTTCGGAACGCGGGAATGGTTCTCTACTGGGACCAACAGACGAAGATGCCCGAAGGGGGAACCCCGGCCCGTGCGAAGCAACTGGGGGCGCTCCAGTCCATCGGCCACGAACTGCTGACCGACGGGCGAACGGGCGAATTACTGGAAGCACTCGAAGCCGAGGAGTTGGGCGACGAACAAGCCGCCGTCGTCCGCGAGGTCCGCCGCGAGTACGACCGCGCGGTCGCCATCCCGAACGACCTCGTGGAGCGGATTTCCGAAACGTCGAGCGAATCCCAACCGGCGTGGCGCGAGGCGAAGGCGGAAGACGAGTTCGAGACGTTCGCGCCGTATCTCGACCGCCTCCGCGACCTTCACATCGAACTGGCTGAGCACGTTGATCCGGAGGAAGACCCCTACGTGGTCATGTTCGAGGAGAGCGAACCCTACCTCCCGCTTTCCCGCGTCGAGGAAATCTTCGACGAACTGCGGGAGGGACTGATTCCGCTCATCGAGGACGTCCACGAGAATGGCGCTGACATCGCGGACGACGCCTTCGCCGGAACCTTCGACCCTGAGGATCAGGAGGCGCTCTGTCGGGATGCGCTCGATCTCCTGAACTACGACTGGGACCGTGGGCGCTTCGACACCGCGCCGCACCCGTTCATGTCCGGGACGCAGTTCGACGCCCGCGTGACGACCCGGTACCACGACCACGATTTCGTGGACCCGCTGACCGCGACGATTCACGAGTTCGGACACGCGACCTACCAACTCGGCCTGCGGGACGATGCCTACGGCACGCCGCTCGGCGAACCTCGCAGTTCGGGGATTCACGAATCCCAATCGCGCTTCTGGGAAAATCATGTTGGTCGGACGAAGGAGTTCTGGGAACTGTTCCTCCCGACCGTCACGGAACGCTTCCCGGAGTTCGAGGACGTGACCGCCGAGGAGGCCTACGAGGCGGCCAATCAGGTGTTCACGGACAACATGATCCGCGTCGAGGCCGACGAACTGACCTACCACATGCACATCATCCTCCGTTCGGAAATCGAGCAAGAGTTCGTAGCCGGGGACCTCGACGTGGACGACATCCCCGCCCGCTGGAACGAACTGATGGAGGAGTATCTCGGCATCGTTCCGGACACGGACTCGGAGGGTTGTCTACAGGACATCCACTGGACGAGCGGGTTCGCCAGTTTCCAGAACTACACCGTCGGGAGCGTCCTCGCCGCCCAACTCTGGGCCACCATCGAGGAGGAAATCGAGGACCCGGAAAAACTCATTCGGGAAGGCGAGTTCGGCCCCATCCGCGAATGGTTGACCGAGAACATCCACGAGCAGGGCCAGAAGTACACCACCGACGAACTCATCGAGGAAGCCACCGGCGAACCGCTGACCGCGGAGTACTTCCTCGACTACGTGACCGAGAAGTACGGCGAGATATACGAGTTGGACTGA